The following nucleotide sequence is from Pochonia chlamydosporia 170 chromosome 4, whole genome shotgun sequence.
GTATCTGGCACTCGGTGGGCTGGATGATGGCATTCGCCAGGTTTTGGAGCATACTAAGGGGAAGTTGGTTCTGTAATGATAGCTGCGTGGTATATAGAGCGTTGGATTCTTCAGTGTTATTGGGACAACTCTGTATCAGACcttgatggagctgggaCAGGCCACCAAGCCTGCCCAGATAAATATTCCTGGTGCCCATATGATAGTCCCCCTCTTCTCTATCGCCCCCTTCTCGCTcgctctctctctctccccctcaataaaaaaaaaaaagaagcagGAAAACGAAGAGTGAAATTCACGCAACAGGCATTGGACCTCAATTTATCATTCTGCAGCAATGGCACGTTGGTATTTAGTCCCATCACGAGTGTGCTCAGAGTGCAGGGTAAGAGCCACCCACACCCTCAGATGACAACCCAAGATTCCGGGTCGTTGGGTCCCCTTCGCAGTAGACATGGATCCCAGTTTGGATGCCCATCTCGACAGGGTGCCTGGGTGCAGAGTAAAAAATCATTGCACAAGACCCCCACACATCCAACTTGCGGGGGCCACGGCCAATGTTTAACTCAGCAAAGGATATAGGTATTTGATGCAGCAGGGACCAGATCAGTTGAAAGATTTAGCATGGAGTGAAGGTGAGGAGCTTGACATTTCGAATGAACGACTCGAACAAGCGGGAAGAACCGTTTCTTGTGACTACTGGTGACTGGGACCAAGTGTAGGAGAACCTTGCACTATTATTTTGCCGTGCGGCTATCAGAAAAGGACCTGTTGACAGCCCTGTCGATAACACTGCAGGGATGTGGACAGCCAGGCAGAGTCATGTTGACGGCCAAGTCCCCATTGACAGGCGACAATAATTTCGGAAGCAAAAAGTGTGGTTGTGAAATGCCCTTGTAAGAGTAGCAAATTTCCGTGGTTTTGCTCGCAGTATCGCGTGCAACGTTCACGGCATTCTACTCCATACTCTACCTGGGTAGCTACGAAGGCTGCCGGCAAGGGCCATGGGAACAACCAAATGTCAAAATGCGTGCCTTGCGTGCTCGACTTCGGATTCAATGTTTTCCTTGGGAGTGGGAGCTGTCTGTGGTACAAGGTGGCTCACAGTCCGAGACATACCGATCAACAACACGCCCGTTGCTGGCATGACGCAGGTTTCAACACGCTCGCCGCCTTTGTGACCGCCAGCAAATCGTTGCCAACCGAGATGGGGGTTTCATCCCAGCGCTCAGACGAATATCCAACAGAACTGCCTGGCGTGCGAGATTGATTACTTGTGCTTCGCGTGCCGTCCGTGACCACGGGGAAGAACGGCTTTGTGTCACAGCTGAACTAATTAACCCCAATGATGGACATTGGGAGGatttcttcctttgccaCCAACGAATCTCCGATGTGGGGAGGGGGCCTCAGACTTCGTGATCAAGGTTAGCAAAACCAACCGACCAAATGGCCCAGAAATTAGGAAGGAGCGGACCAGGGAAATGCAAGAGAATTGGGTCGGAGAAAACCACACGGTGAACCTCTACTGTGAATGAGACTGGGACAAATATTCGATGGATATGTTGGTGGCAATTGCCGCCTGCTCGTTGTTCCAAATGAGCATGatggggtggtgatgggaaTGCGGTTGAGGCAAACATCGCGTTTCTCAAGTCAAGTTTTCTCGGGTCGTCAGTAAAACCCCCGCCCAACATCATTGTgaaggagtctggtccaggCCCTTGGCCCGTTCAACCATGTTTGCGCCATGCGGTAATGCGAGTTGGAGTCCCAAAATAATAAACAATCCAAAAAAAGGACACATATTTGACACTTTGGCTTTTCTTACCAACGACCCATGCAGTTGGCAGCATTCGTGGTGAGATTGATGAATACTCAAGGTtcaaagtaccagaccagaccagaccagaccaattcgaaccagacttgaccagacaaaGCTGGGGCCGCCCAACCTAATGCAAGCCCGTGCCTACAATGCAAGCATCCGCATGGAAGACCACTCTGCAAAGACAAGAGTCACTCTCTAGTTGGTCCTCCCGCTGGCACGAGCAGCAGACGTTGAAGCCGACTTGAATGAAAATAGAAACGCGAAAAGGGAAGAGACGAAGCAACACTCCGAGGCGGTGATTTTGCATGACCAGACAGCAGAGAGCATTGACGACGGGATGGGTAGGAAGAGATTGGCCTCAAGATTGAACCAGACCCGATGTTCGAGGGCCACAATATAATCTAATGAGCCACCATCCCGGAAGCCCGATTcaaaggaccagaccagaccagacacccCCAAACGAACACTCGACCAACGGTCTGTCTGCCCACAAAGCGTCTGGTCAATGAATCCGCGACGCTTGCGGGTGGCGGCCGCCTTGCTGCCAAGCTCCCCGACGGAAGACAAAGGGGAATAAAACATCAAATAGTTAAACTGAAATGGACATAGAGTTAAACGCCGTCGATTATGGttcgaagaagaaggagggaacgaggaaaaaaaaaagagcgATCAAAATTCGTGTGGCCAGCTGCTGGGTCATCCGTTGCCTGAATTGACTggtgtctgtctggtgagtGAATGATTGAAGGGCCACGCCTGGCAGGAGGTCACTCACTCACATAACTAAACCCTTCCCCCCTTCCCCGTTTCTTCCAGCCGCCACTTTCCTTTCCCATTTAAatttctccttcttcttctccgtgTTTTTTTGCTGTTCTTTCCTTGCGCGCTTGTTTTCTACATCGTCGGGCTGCTCTTGGCcgtggtgttgttgaaccAATTCTGCTCCTGGACTTATACGCCACTGGATGACCTCACTGAAGCAGTACCTGAGCTGGCAACGATGAAAACGATGACCCAGTCGGCTCGGGGCGCTTGGTCGGCCACAACCACAGCGAAAATCAAGAAATGGGGGTGAAAACGCAGTCAAAATCCCCAGCAAAATCCTCGACAACGCAAATCGAATTTGGCTCATGGTTGACGCTCACTGCGAGGATTTTCGAGCATTGGGCCATGTCATGGACGAAACGGAATGACAGACAGCTCGGCTTTGGGCCACGAGGGTCTGGGTGCGGTGCAGAGCCTGGGTGTGACAGGGGTGGCCCCAAGAATCAACCGGTGCCaggctccatgtcgagaCCAGCGTGGTTGGTGTCAGCTTCATATCGAGgctgctccatctccatctggcACCAGACGCTCTTTGAGACCCTGGCAGCACAAAaccgaccagacacgacCAGACAAAACCAGACAAAAccaggaccagaccagacaagacaagacgggaccagaccaggactgtgctgtgctggaggagcggcatcatcaacaacggcgtCTGATCCATcatgtcaccaccaacaccagccgCTGAACCCCAGGTCTGTTGGACCAATTGGGCACGCCACCGAACAGCAAAGGAACATCAATCCTCGCCTcccaccatcaacattgaatggatcCTGCTTTTGATGTTCCCACATGGAGCTTGTCAGCTTTCCGAGCCGCTGCAATGGACAAAGCGAAACGCCATCGGCCGCCCTGCCCGCCATTTGCTTTGGCCAGAGGCCACGACGCCCAAGACCTGCTCGCTCAATCACACCCAGTTGGAATTGCATTCACCGTCAATTGGGCATCCAGTCACACTGTCACAGCGATCTGCTGCAAGGAAGCTAGCGTTGgatggtgtctggtgtccagCTTGGCCCGGCCCCAGTGCCTTGCGCCTTTGGTGGGGCCGCGGGCGGGCGCCATTCTGTAACCATGCAGCTAGCCACGCTTCAGGCAAAGAAACCCACGAGATGGGTGGATGACGATGGGCACTCGTCTCTGGTGTTGGGGATTGGACTGGTACCATCAATTCCTCTAAACACGGATCCCACAGTCATTATTTCTCATGTCGTCGAGAATACCCGGAAGGAGACAGACTTAGTTCCAGGTTGGTTCCGTGCTCAAGTCCAGCGGACACAGGCTATCGGCGGTGTTCCTAAAGTTTACTGCGCATCAACTCTACTCCAGATGGTTGTCTCAAACGGATGGAATTCTAATTGGAGAACGAATGATAAATCAACCTTGGCATCCGGAGGTTTTTTCCAATTTCTTGTTCACGGCTGTGCCGttgccaacaccatgacAGGAATTGCAGGGCTGTCTACAACCTGGCTACGGCGAAACGCCTCACGCCAAATCGACGAGTGTTGAGCCAGAGATTGTGCTGTCCATAACAGACCGAGATGCCGGGTATCTACTCAACTGCAGGTGTTTGGTGTCGCCTTTGCAATTCAATCCTATTGATTCAGGAACCGGCGGAGCTTCAAAAAACCATCCCAAGAATTCGATTCGCGGCTTCCATATCGATTTAGCGCCGACACAGCCACGAATAACCCGTGTGAACCACGAAATAACATGTCGACTGTTACCCCGTGGCTCAAGTCAACACGACGTTTCTTTTGTGGTCAGTtccgtcatcaccatcgtTATCGGTGATTGCGACTGTCCTTGCACCTTCCAACTTCATACGGATGTGCTCTGGTCCCATCTTTTGGGACTTCCCACGGTGTTACGACATACGTACCTGGGCACAAGTTCGAAGAACTAAGAGGAAATATGATTTTGgcagcatgatgatgccgtctGACCGTCGGCTTTGTCGTGGAAATATGTCTCCGTCGACCTTGGGATATTGTCGCCATATTCATCTTTGGTGCGCACAGGATATGAAGACTGTGCTAAGTTGCTGATAGTGCACTTGCTTAATTTGGTGAATATCGCGGGGGATTTTGTCACAACACTAACAGTCATCTGTGTCCCACTAACATTTCAATATCTCTTGATCGTCATTGGCTGTCACTCCTTTCGGAATTGACCGCCACGCAGCATCAACACAACGCTAAGCCAAAAAGGGGCTAGTTGACTGGTCAGACTGAAATTTCTTATGGATGCTGAAACCGAAACCAGCCGCAAGGCCAAGTCATTGAGTGTTGGAAAAGGCTGATGCGCGTACGACTCATCCGGACTCCCTTGGTCGTGGCTCTTCTGCGAGTTTTGATGCCTGGTGTATGCTGGACTCTGGCAAGACTGGCTCTAGCTCTAGGCTTTGCccactcacaccagacctgatACTTCACCCTCGTTGCTACTGCCGCGCACACGCTGCACTCACCGCACCCCCTGCCCTCATCTGGCGACGGGACGGACAGGAAGGACAGCTCGTTGTTGAATCACCTTATTCGGTCTCGTGACCCGCTGTGTCTCCGTTCAAACGGGCTCTTGGACCCGTGTCGGCTTGCTGCGCGGGCGTGAAGTGGCCTGGATGGTCTGGAGGAACGGGCCCGTAACGAAAATTTCTCCCTCCGTTGCTTGCTGGGACAGGAAAACGGTCACCGCCAGCTCACGCCGCGCGACGCTACAGCAATCACTCACTCGCTCCCTCTCACTCCACCGGCTTGCTACCCGGCTACTTTTATTACTTTTTATTTCGAGAACAGCGCTGCCGAGTTCGAATCGTGGCCTGGCAGCTGCACGCCGCCGCGCTTCTCGTACGTCTTGCCGACCGTGGTGGCCGATTGATTGCTGGCCCCATTGCCGCGTCCTCTTTTTGGTTGGCGCAGGTGACACGCTTAGGCGTTCAAGGTACGCATCTTTTAGCCCTTGATACACCTATCGCCCAGGTACCAGGTACTTTCCGAGACTCAAGCCAGTGCGGGAGGTTGGACTGCTGCCAGTGGTGGTGCGGCTTTGCCTCCCCCTTAGCCAGCTCGCGGTACCGTGTCCCATCCGACTCAAGtttcctccttcttgtccCATCCTATCCCTGTCTCCACTTCTGAGTTGCTCAAGTGAGTCCTGCACTCCCTTCTTGCCCGCCTCGCCGCAATACGGCGTCCGTCGTTGGCGGTCCAGTTTGAAGCTTTCCCTTGACTCTCTGGCTGGTGTCAGTCTCGCCAGACTCCGCTTCAGCAGTCGTTCTCTCTCCTCATCCCCGAAACCATCCAATCAGCGCGCAAGTGCCATCACCCGCTGCCCGCCTTCTCAGCCAAGCAGACCAAGTCATTGAGATTGCGAGAACGAAGACAGAGAGGTCCGTCCGTCGCTGGCACCCGCATTTTACTGGCACTCAGCCAAGCCAGACTGGTGCTCTCTGCCCACTCGGTCGCTCTCAAGAGAAGTGAGCAGCTGCCACCAGCATCGAACCAGACACTGCGCTCCTCAGTCCCAGCCAAGTCtcagtcccagtcccagtcccagtcccatAACCACTCCTCGTCTGTCTCCCtctggtctcaactggctTTTTTGGCTCTGGCCTTGCAAACCTGCCCCCGTCCTGCTTTGCCTGCTCATTTCCCACCCGACACCACACACGCACCgcacaccacacacaatcCTCCACCAACCCGCGACGCGACTCGACCTATCCATCACCACACGCCGTGGTCGTGACACGGCCCCATCGTCATCCGTCCCTGCGCCCTTCAATGGGTTTCTGGCCTTGTGCCTGCTGATCGCTAACGTCGTTGCGCATAGCCTGTCGGGGCCGTCGCCATGAGCGCCTGGATGAACGACGCCGTCCCCAACCACAATGGAAACGGCTTCCCTCACATCAACGATCCCAACTCTGCCggtgccatgatggatcCCTCTGCCTTTATGGCCAACCCGGGTCAGTTTAACCCGGGACAATTTcccaaccagcaacagaTGGCTGGTATGCAGAATGGTCCAATGCGACACGGCTCGCCGACGTACCAGAATCAAACCCAGAACCAAACCCCGAACCCGAACCAGAACCCGAACCAGAATCCCGTCTATCAAACCAACTCCGTAATTCCATCAAAACGACCTCGTCCCCGCGAAGATAGCGTCACCGGGTCGCCTGGCCACAATCCGGGCATGCAACCGCCGTCGCGTTCGGAAACGCCGCAACAACAGACTTTTGCTGGCTTCCAGCAAGGCGCTGGTGCCATGCCTCAGCAGAACCCAAGCCAATTCCCTCATCTGCAAGCTAATGGCTCTGCCAATGCCAGCCCATCTCCTATCATGGGAAATCAGATGCGACCGGGAAATGTCCCGCAACGAGTTGCTACCGCGTCACCTCATCCCTTTTCACCTGGCCCACAGCAACAGTTCAGTGGCTCGCAAGCATCTCCCATTCCCTCTGAGCATGGCACGCCACAACCAAACCAGTACATGCAAAACATGCCTCCCGGATACAACCCCGGGTACGCGCAATCGCCTTCAAATCCTCGTCCGTCTCCCAATCCCAACGCGATGGCTGGCGCTCCTGCTGGCGGTCAGATGATGCCTCAGCAGATGGGACAAATGCCACAGCACATGGGCCAGATGCCGCCCAATATGTATCAACAAATGCAACAACAgatgcagcaacaacaacaggGCCAGCAGCCAGGTCAGCAACAACCCggtcagcaacaacagcagccaggTCAACCGAGACAACAGGGGATGATGGATCAACAGAAGATGGCGGCGTACCAAATGCGTCTGCATCAGCAATTACAAGGCAATATTCAGATGCAGGCACAAATGCAAGCCCAAGGTATGGGCCGCGGCATGATGCCGAAGCAGCAGATGCCTGGTATGCCCAACGGCCAAATGCCTCAAGGCGCTATGAGACAGCAACCGAGGCCAATGGGAAACATTAATCCTGAACAATTTATGAAGAACCTGACAACTCTGATGACTGCGAAAGGACTGCCTTTGGACACGAATCCCATTGTCGGTGACAGACCGGTCAATCTCGTCATGCTGTTCCAGCTCGTACAATCCAAGGGTGGCTACAAGAATGTGACTGCGGCCAACGGTTGGGCAATGTGTGCCCAGGCTTTGGGGCTGCCGGCGCAAATACCTACCGTAGCACCGACCTTGAAGCAAGTTTATGAGCGAAATCTGGCAAAGTTCGAGGAGGTTTGGATCGCACAGCAAAAACACAGGATGATGCAGCAGAATGCAGGCATGGCCGGTCCAGGAACGCCTCAAAAGCAGATGCAGCCAGGTCAGCAACAAATGAATCAAGGACAGATGCCGCAaggccagcagcagcaaacgCCTCACATGCAACAACAAACCCCAATGAAACCTGGCCAACCTCCCGTCAATGGATTCTCGAcccctcaaccaccacagcaacagcaacaacaacctcatcagcaaccaccacagcagCCTCAGCTTCCCCCTCAcgcacaacaacaaccacccCAGCAGCagtctcaacagcagcaacctatggcacaacaacaacagcaacaacataCCCCGAATGCCAATTCGGTATCGGGGCACAGGAACAGCATGTCAAGAGGCATGGATGCCCCCGCACCCAACGACTACTCTATGCAATCTCCGGCACATGCTCGACCCGGTAGTGTCTCTGTTGATGGCCGACAAGCCACTCCCATGTcagctgttggtgttgaacaTCACATGCCTCGAATGCCTCCGAAACCGGAAGACTATAGCCCTTGCGCAAGAGAGCTGTCAACGTATGGTGGAGTTGACCTTCATGCTGCCAACCTTCTGGGTGCTGAGTTGGAGCGATGGGAACCGACCGTACCCTCTGTGAATGAGctgggcaacattgacatcTCTGCCCTGACCCGCAGCATCCAGTGCGGTATTCATGGCGAGGTACGCCTGGCTCTGGATACACTGGCAACGATTTCGTCGTCACCAAACCAGGGGCACTTCCTGCATCTCAGAGCTTGTGATGATTTAGTTGAGGCTTTGGTAGACTGCGCAGAGTCTCAAGTAGATCTACTTGTTGAGAACACAGCGGAGGTCACTGACGAAATTCAACTCACAGCATATGAAGACGTTGTAAGAAGCTGCCGAATTGAACGATGGGCTGTGAGGGACGTCCCTGCCTTTGGAAGCACCGAGTATGAAATGGACCGAGCTGTGGATCGATTGATTTGCATAATGACGATATTGCGCAACGTTTCATTCCCCGGAGAGAACAACGATAACCACATCGTCCTATGTGAAGAATCCGTCGTCAAGATGCTCTGCTCCATCATTCGCTACCTCGGTACTCGGACAATGCTTCTGCGGACACACGCCAACACACTTGATTTTATGAAGGACGTGGTGGTTCTGCTCTCAAACATTGCAAGCCAATTAGAGATCCCCGGTCGTGAACAAGCTTTGAGTCTTGTGCAATTTCTGCTCACTTTTGCTCCGATCCCGGGCCCAACAATGTCCAACGACTCGCTTACCTTCACGCCTTACGACCCAAGCATTCATTCCTATCTCCCCCATGCTGTTGACGCGCTAGCTAAGTTGTTGGCTCGTGATGAACCAAATAGGGGCTTCTACAAGGCGCTCTTTGCAGTtgattcttcttcaccgttgGCCAACGAGTTGCTCATTCGAACCTTTGCTTTGGCGATATCTCCGCTGCCAGATAAGGCTAAGGAACAATTCCGACCAACTACATTTCCGCCTCTGTTTGAGACGAGGAAGCCTTTCCTCATGCAAGGTCTCCTTGGCGCGGAAATCATAGCTTCTCTAGTGCCGGGATCTGAACCAGGAATGGCTCGAGCTCTTCTTGCATCTGGCAATTGTCTTGCGCAGAACCTCATCAAATTAATACAGGAACTTAGTATCTTGTACGAAAAGCCACCTCCGCCGGCCCGTGGAGGTAGTCGAGCTGCGGCAGCCAGAAAGGATCCGGAGCTCGTGTACATTGTCGTTGTAGCCGTTTCCCTTCTACGCCGTTTGGCCGAAAAGGCCAGGGATTCTGCTGGGACGGCAACGTCAGGTATCGCAGAATTGCTACCGCAACCGCAGATGTTGATGGACGCATTGATGATGCAATCTCCGGAGTGGACAAAAGAAGGGCTTCTCCCACAATTGACGGCGGTATTGAACTTGGATGGATGAGCTGACGCAATGTGTTGATAATCACACCTGATATTGGTATGACTGCCCCTGTTTTGCTGCAGCGTTTTTAAGAGACGGTTTTCTTTTCTGGACACGTCTGCTCAGCGAATATCAAAAACTGATGGATGAATGTGCAAAGCACATGGTGTatttttttggtctttgtTCTTTATTATTAACATTTCACTTATGTTTTTGTAACGGTGTATCAGACGACGGCGCATAGCTAGATTTGCATGGAGATGCGAACTTGATTTGGAAAGGACAAACTTTGGGGTATATCCTATAGGACAGGTGTACATAGGTGCGGGAGCGTGAGACATAAACTGATACCACATAACTATTCGAAGATGCCCCGTATTCTGCAGTTGCCCTAGTGTACAATATGGTTGATCGCCAAATATGCTGTGACAGTACTAATACATTTGAAGCCAGGTCGTGAGACATCAGGCCATTGATTCTTGTTCACCCCTTTCTGTTCCCAACTGCTTCCCTAGAATCCGCGCTCTAATAACCATGACTTGGTCCTGTCGTAGAAATTGCCCTATTGTCACATCTGTTAGCAACTTCTAATCCACAAAAAATCGTGTAGCAGACGAAAGCAGTTGTATATGCCTTCGGGTATTGAACTACACACCTTAAGCTCCAGGTGTTGTGTCAATGGATTGAGTCTAATATCGCCCCTGCTCACACCAAGGGACTCTACCAGAtcctccaacagcttcttgCGGTCACCATCCACCTTTTTAATGAAGACCACCTCGCGATTGCCTCCTGACGTGAACCGTCGGTAGACGGGCAGTTGTGCTGATGGCGTGCGGCGAACTATGTAAGGAGAGCCTGTAAACTCTTCGGGCGACTTCGTAGGAGGAGGGGTGGGACCGCGACTTATAGGTGTGTAGCTGCGAGTACCTTTGCTGGTGGCGGTGGTAAGGGACCGTGAGGATTGCGCAGGGGCGAGTTTGCAGGTTTGGAAGTTGGGTGGGGTGGTGAGAGCGATTCCACAGAAGCTCGGCTTGAGGAGGCAGCTTGACCCTCTTGCGAGGGCTCGAGAGACGTATTGATGCATGATGGGCTGTGGAAAGCAGCCAAAAAGCGATTTGGGTTCGTTGATGGACTGGTGGCTGTTCGCTTGATGGTGGTATTTCGACGTC
It contains:
- a CDS encoding ARID/BRIGHT domain-containing protein (SWI1) (similar to Cordyceps militaris CM01 XP_006666219.1), coding for MSAWMNDAVPNHNGNGFPHINDPNSAGAMMDPSAFMANPGQFNPGQFPNQQQMAGMQNGPMRHGSPTYQNQTQNQTPNPNQNPNQNPVYQTNSVIPSKRPRPREDSVTGSPGHNPGMQPPSRSETPQQQTFAGFQQGAGAMPQQNPSQFPHLQANGSANASPSPIMGNQMRPGNVPQRVATASPHPFSPGPQQQFSGSQASPIPSEHGTPQPNQYMQNMPPGYNPGYAQSPSNPRPSPNPNAMAGAPAGGQMMPQQMGQMPQHMGQMPPNMYQQMQQQMQQQQQGQQPGQQQPGQQQQQPGQPRQQGMMDQQKMAAYQMRLHQQLQGNIQMQAQMQAQGMGRGMMPKQQMPGMPNGQMPQGAMRQQPRPMGNINPEQFMKNLTTLMTAKGLPLDTNPIVGDRPVNLVMLFQLVQSKGGYKNVTAANGWAMCAQALGLPAQIPTVAPTLKQVYERNLAKFEEVWIAQQKHRMMQQNAGMAGPGTPQKQMQPGQQQMNQGQMPQGQQQQTPHMQQQTPMKPGQPPVNGFSTPQPPQQQQQQPHQQPPQQPQLPPHAQQQPPQQQSQQQQPMAQQQQQQHTPNANSVSGHRNSMSRGMDAPAPNDYSMQSPAHARPGSVSVDGRQATPMSAVGVEHHMPRMPPKPEDYSPCARELSTYGGVDLHAANLLGAELERWEPTVPSVNELGNIDISALTRSIQCGIHGEVRLALDTLATISSSPNQGHFLHLRACDDLVEALVDCAESQVDLLVENTAEVTDEIQLTAYEDVVRSCRIERWAVRDVPAFGSTEYEMDRAVDRLICIMTILRNVSFPGENNDNHIVLCEESVVKMLCSIIRYLGTRTMLLRTHANTLDFMKDVVVLLSNIASQLEIPGREQALSLVQFLLTFAPIPGPTMSNDSLTFTPYDPSIHSYLPHAVDALAKLLARDEPNRGFYKALFAVDSSSPLANELLIRTFALAISPLPDKAKEQFRPTTFPPLFETRKPFLMQGLLGAEIIASLVPGSEPGMARALLASGNCLAQNLIKLIQELSILYEKPPPPARGGSRAAAARKDPELVYIVVVAVSLLRRLAEKARDSAGTATSGIAELLPQPQMLMDALMMQSPEWTKEGLLPQLTAVLNLDG
- a CDS encoding ribosomal protein L49/IMG2 (similar to Metarhizium robertsii ARSEF 23 XP_007820941.2) produces the protein MHQYVSRALARGSSCLLKPSFCGIALTTPPNFQTCKLAPAQSSRSLTTATSKGTRSYTPISRGPTPPPTKSPEEFTGSPYIVRRTPSAQLPVYRRFTSGGNREVVFIKKVDGDRKKLLEDLVESLGVSRGDIRLNPLTQHLELKGNFYDRTKSWLLERGF